The window AAGGAAGGCTGGTCTTTTGGCCAATTATCTGGATAATCAAATTCTGGCATCACTTGAATCTGCATTTCTTTATACGGGAATTGTTCTGTAGGAAATTCCCCTTCTGCTTTTGCATTTGGAATGGCAATATTAGCCAAAAATAACGTAGTCATGAACAATGTTGCTAATCTTTTAAGCATGATATTCCTCCTCACTAGCATCTAAATCAATTTTTCACTATAATCCTCTTAGAAAAACTATAATCCTTTCTAGCATCCTAAAGTGATGACATCGGTGAACATTTTGTTAAAAACATAAATAGTTAACTTTTTGACAAATAATAATCGGAAAATATTCACATTTGCCGTCTTGATATTAGTTTTTCAAGATATCATTATTCAAGTGAATTTTATTTTTGGATTACAAAGGAATATTAATATAATCAAGCTATAATAATTCATTTCATTTCCGAACATTTTCTTACAAATAATCGCCGAATAATCTAAAAATTGTAATGTTAGCCTTCATCAATTGAACGCAAAAAACACTCTGCACTTTTTGAAAAATACAGAGTGTTTACGATTATTTATTTTGGAAAGTTCGAATATAGGTGACGATATCGTTAATTTGTGATTCACTAAATTGTCTAACACCCTCTAATCCTTTTAAAGATGGACCCATTCTAGTATCTTCACGACCATATGCCGTGCTTGCCCAGATTTGCTTATCACTCGTGTACCGCAAATACTGTGGACTTGCTAAAACAGTTCCCATCTTTTTCTTTCCAACCCCTTCGAAGCCATGACAATTTGCACAATACAATTTGTATAATTTCTGTCCGTTTTCTGGATTACCACTAATATTCTTAGGAACGTCTTGATCGACAGATTTAGTTTGCCAATTTCTAATATAGGCAACTAAATGCTTCAAGTCCTCTTCACTTAAATTAGCACCATAAGCTGGCATGACCGTTCCTTCTCGACCATACTTAACTTGGTTAAATAGATCTTTGTCTGAAAAAACGCTTAGAAAATGTTGATTATTTATCGCCGTGCCTTCTTTTGCACCTTCACCTTTTCCATTCTCTCCATGGCATGCAAAACATTGTTGGTTATAAATTCTCTCCCCTGCATCAATGGCTTTATGATCTTTTTTTGTCAATAAACCACTATTGCTAACTACAACTATGATGCCTATTGTTACCAATATATAGATCCCAATTAAAAGTTTTTTCATATATTTCCCCTTATTTTGGTTCAGGAGTTGGAGTTGGTTCACCTAAATCTTTATATTTATCGACAATGTAATGATTGATATATTTTAAATCTTTTCCTGCTTGATCCATTTCTACCGCCTCCCGGGCGATGTCAATACAGAGGTCTCAGGAAACACCCATTGAATCCCATTCTTCGACATTCTGATCGTCTCCAAATTTATCAACAAAGCAATCAAGATTACTTTTATGTCCGTCAGTTGCGCCACAGCCGCAATAACATGGTACTGATGCAAGCACTTGCGGATATGTTGCTGCCATAATATATGTTTCTTTAATTTTGTCCGATGTGTTTAAAACGTAATCTGGTAATGCCTTGTCCTTAGAGTCTAATGAAAGCTTTTCTTTATTCGAACTACAGCCAGAAAGTATACTCAATGCTATTATTCCAGTTAGTAGTAATGCTGTGAGTCGTTTCAATGCTGTCACCCCTCCTTAGTTGATGATGATATTACTATGATTATTTTAACAATATTATCTTTAGTTAAATCCTTTTAATTATTACTATTTCGTGAAAATATATACTTTAATTAATAAAGGCTATTTTCGTAAACTTTGTTGCTATGGAAGTGTGATTGATTTCCGCTCCAGGTGCTCGCTTTCCGCGGGGCGGGCGGTGAGCCTCCTCGTCGCTAAAGCTCCTGCGGGGTCTCACCTGTCCCGCTGCTCCCGCAGGAGTCGATCACCTTCCGCTACAATCAACTTCTTTATCAACGGTTTTCTTTTCAAAAACCTATTAAAAAAACAACAATCTTTTAGAAAAGAGCCTTAATAAAAAACCATGATCACTGTTAAAAGCTTAAAGAAACCCCTTTTTCAATGGTCTTGGCAACTAAAAGTTGATTCACTCCATTATCCAACCGAAAGAATCCAGACTAATAGTGGGTAAAATAAAAAAACTCATTGGTCATTGACCAACGAGTTTTTTATCATAAGTTATTATGCACGAGAGACATAGCTACTGTCCGTAGTATTGATAATTAAGCGGTCACCTTCGTTTATGAAAAATGGCACTTGAACAGATAGTCCAGTTTCAAGAATGGCTGGTTTTGTACCGCCAGAGGCAGTGTCCCCTTTAATTCCTGGCTCTGTTTCAGTTACTTCAAGCACAACCGTGTTTGGTAGTTCAACTCCAAGTGTTTCGCTATGGAACGTCATGATGGAAACTTCCATATTCTCTTTTAGGAATTTTAACTCATATTCAATTGCAGTTGCCGGAAGTTCAATTTGTTCATAAGACTCATTGTCCATAAAAACATGTTGATCACCACTCGCATATAAGTATTGCATTCTACGGTTATCAATTTGTGCTTTTGCTACTTTTTCACCAGCACGGAACGTTTTCTCTTGGATCGCTCCTGTACGTATATTACGAAGTTTTGACCGTACAAACGCAGCTCCCTTTCCTGGCTTCACGTGTTGGAAATCAATTACACGCCAAATACTGCCGTCAACCTCAATCGTTAATCCTGTGCGAAAATCATTTACAGAAACCATGCAAAATATCCTCCTAAATGTTTCAATTAAAGAATAATCAGTTCTTTTGTAGAGTGTGTTAACAGCTCATTGCCATCCTTTGTAATCAATGTATCATCTTCTATCCGAACACCGCCAAGACCAGGGATATAGATACCAGGTTCGACTGTAACCACCATTCCAGGTTCTAAGATGATGTCAGATTTAAAAGAGAGGGCTGGACCTTCGTGGACTTCAAGACCAATACCATGTCCTGTTGAATGTCCAAAATATTCCCCGAATCCTTTTTCTGTTATGTAATCTCGAGTCAAAGCGTCCGCTTCTTTACCAGACATTCCTGGCTTAATTCCCTCTACACCGCGTTCTTGAGCATCGAGGACAATTTGATAAATCTCTTTAAGTTTGGGATCTGGATCACCAACAGAAATAGTACGAGTAATATCGGATACAAACCCTTTATGATATGCACCATAATCAAGTGTGACAAAATCGCCCTTTTCAATCACTTTATCTGTTGCCACCCCGTGTGGAAGGGCAGAACGAAGTCCTGAAGCGACAATTGTATCAAAGGAAGATGATGTTGCCCCAGCTTTTCTCATAAAGAACTCTAATTCATTTGACACCTCAAGCTCTGTTAAGCCTGGGAGAATGAAGTCTAATATGTGCTTAAATGCGGCATCTGCAATATCCGCTGCTTCCTTTAATATCTTAATCTCTGAATCCGTCTTAATCAAGCGCAACTTTTCTATTATTCCTGAAATTGGCACTAACTCTGCTTTTATAGCATCATTATAGGAACTATAATCTGAAAAAGAAACATAATCCTGCTCAAATCCCAGGTTTTTAATCCCTAATTTTTCAGTTTGGTTAGCTATTTCTTCCCGCAAAGAACTACCGTGTTTAACAATTGTGTAACCTTCACATTGTTTTGAGGCTTGTTCAATGTAGCGGAAATCAGTAATAAATAATGCATTTTCCTTGGAAATAAGGACAACTCCTGCAGTCCCGGTAAAATTAGTCATATAGCGACGATTATAAGGACTGGTTATCAGAAGAGCATCAATTCCAAGATTATCAAAATTTGAACGCAATTTCTCAAGCTTTTCCATCGTATTTCCTCTCCTTTGCGAATCAGGGGGTATTTTGTTATCTATTTCTCGTTAATTCAAACTAATACCCGATTCTAAATCAAAATCGAATATGTTCATTTTATCATAATTAATTTTGTCCGTACTACTCGAACCCTTATGAAGGAACCTCATTTTCCTTTTTCTCACTATTTCGGATTTCGCTTTCTTCATAGGAAATCGAGTATCCAATAAATACCCCGTATAATATATAAAAGCAAATAGACGTAATGACAGTCATTTTTTTTAGGTCATTGAATGGCTGAATTCCTGGGAATATTGGGTTTAATACAAAAAACACCAGTAAAAACAGAGCAACTCCATATCCTATCCCTACCCACATGCTTCCAAATTTCCTCAATGTCACGTAATATAATATGGCAACACCTATCGAAACAACACCAAGTAATATAATGGATATAACTGTGCCCAACCATTCTTCTTTCCATGCCCCAATTGTCCAAGGTTCAATAATGACACTAGGTCGAATTTCAGTAAAGTTTAACACATATGCTAAATAAGCAAGTGCACTCCAAAAAACTCCTCCAACAAACCCAATCGTTACGACCATAGCCATAAATGATAATGGCTTTTCTTGTTCTGCTTGTTCCAATTTCGCTTGCTCTTCCGCCATTTTATACACCTCCATTTTCTATTATGTCCACGAGGATTTATTCCATTGCATAGCAATAAAATTTAACAAACTATTCATTCTTACTACTTAAAATAAAAGAAATCTTCCAGCCTAGAGGTTTTATCTATTTTTTAGTAGAATAAATATAGATAGGAACAGTTTCTTTTCTTGCTGTTATGTCAAATCACAGAATATAGGTTGGTGTTAACACCCATGGCAAAAGAACAAAAACCGATTTACGGAGGTCAGGCAGTTGTTGAAGGGGTGATGTTTGGCGGAAAACATCACTATGTTACTGCTGTCCGAAGGAAAGATTCATCAATCGATTATTATCATTTACCTCGAAAAACCAATCCAACTGCCGCTTATTTAAAGCGTATCCCATTTATTAGAGGAATTGTGGCAATAGTTGAAGCCAGCGCTAATGGATCAAAACACTTAAACTTTTCCACGGAAAGGTACGATGTGGATCCAAATGAGGACCATCTTCTTAAAGAACAGGAAACTTCAAAATTGGCTATGTATCTTGGGGTTGCGACCATTGGTGTCATTTCTTTCTTATTTGGAAAATTTATTTTTACACTGATTCCTGTTTTTCTAGCAGCTATGACCAAGCCTGTTTTCCCTGGGCATTTTGCTCAAGTTCTTGTTGAAGGTTTTTTTAAGCTTTTATTGCTCCTTTCATATATATATTTTGTGTCCTTTACCCCAATTATCAAAAGGGTGTTTCAATACCACGGTGCAGAGCATAAAGTAATTAATACCTTTGAAAACGGTTTGGAATTAACAGTTACGAATGTCCAATCCCAACCACGCCTTCATTACCGTTGTGGCAGTAGCTTCATTTTATTTACCGTAATTATTGGGGTGTTTATTTATATGTTTGTCCCAACAGATCCATTGTGGTATCGGCTAGTCAACCGAGTAGCCTTGATTCCAGTTGTATTAGGGATTTCTTTTGAAGTGTTACAACTAACCAATAAGGTGAGAAGTCTTCCTGTATTAAAATGGCTGGGGTTGCCTGGCTTATGGCTACAGATGCTTACCACAAAAGAACCGAATGATGAACAAGTAGAAGTGGCAATTCTTTCTTTTCAAGAACTTTTAAAGCGAGAGAAAGAGACAGAAGAAAATGGTGTAAGTGAAGAAATTGTCTAAAGTCTTTACCTTTGTAGTTTAAAAATGGTTATTTTTGCTCATTATGCTCTTAGGGAGGTGGCTTTCTTGAAAAATCGGACTTCACTTTTAATTGTAATGGGACTCATTATTTTGGCAGCTATTGGGGTCGCTGGTAATTATATTGCCAATCCGACCGGTTTTTTAAAAAGTATAGCTGTCGTACTTATCGTTGGCACGGCAGTTTATTTTATCGTAACACGGTTTTACAATTCCAACCCTGAGAAGCGAGAGCAACGGGCATTTGTTAAGGCTGCAAAAAGGTCAAAGAAAAGGTTACATCAAAAAGAATCAGGTCAAGGGACGCGCCGGTCTGTATCTCCGATCACAACCATGAAAAAAAACATGAAATCAAAGAAAAAACCTACAGCTCATTTGACTGTCATTGAAGGAAAAAAAGGTAAAAAGAAAAATCGAGCCTCTTTTTGACTCGATTTTTCTTTTAAGTTTTTTTGCTAATAACTCCATGTCTTAAAAAAGGTTGTCGCCGAGTTCCTGCCTAATACCATGAGTGCTTGCTTTTCCTCCTCAGTTAGTTGGAGGTCGAAACTAATAACTCCCTTTGTGGGGATAAAAATAATATTCTTTTCGTGTTTTCTTGAAATATACCTAGCATCATGTGCATTTTTCATCGTTTCAAATAAAGCTTCAAAAAGTTTAACAGCATTATTGATATTTTTTTTTGGAAGATCTTGTGAACGGTTCGATAATTTAATTCCAAGAACGGGCCGAATTTTTTTTATATGATCCTGATCAAATAACCACATTGGAAAATTACTTAACACCCCACCATCCACCACAACATTAGTTCCAGTCGGTGTTTTTAATTTAACTGGTTCAAAAAAATATGGAAGACTACAACTCATTCGAATCGCTTTTGCAATAGGAAAAGAGCCTTGTGATATCCCATACTTTGTAAGGTCATCTGGTAATACTAACATTTGACCGCTTGTTAAGTCCGATGCAATGATACGTAGTGTATGAGGAGGGAGATCTGAAAAAGTTCGCAATCCTTTTGCTGCTAATTTTTCCGTTAACCAATTCTCCAAATGATTTCCTTTATATAAACCCATCCTCCAATAAACAAGAAGCCATTTAGCCAACGGAAATGGAATTAAACTTCTCCCCACATCCATAAACATCTTTAAGTTAAGCCCATCAAGGTGGTTATATATTTCCTTGCTCGTATAACCTGCGGTCACTAACGCTGCAATAATCGATCCTGCACTTGTTCCAGCTAACCTTGCAAACTGGAAACCCTTTTTTTCAACCTCTTCATAAGCACCTATTAAGGCAAAGCCTTTGATACCACCACCTGAAAAAACACCGTCTATTAGCATGTTAGCCACTCCCATCGATGTATTCCTTCGATACATCTTTAAGCACTTACATGAAAAAATAGTACGGCGTACAAGTTATTTAAGTGAAATATTCTATTTCTGCTTCTGGAAAAAATGATCCAATATATTGTCGTAGTGTCTGATCAAGATCCTGGGCTTCGGCTGTTGGATAAACATATTTTCCAATTCCATATCTACCCCATTTATATTTTCGCTTTTCCTCATCCATCTCTAGCTTAGTCTTCGGGTATCTTTTTTCAATGACCCTTTTCGCTGGCTTTGTAAAACGATGCTGAATTAGTTCAAAGGTTAACCCCTTCAAGTCCACTCCTTGTAAAGCATGACTTAGCCGATCAAAAAGCTCGTAATAGCCTTCCTGCCAGCCTTCATGCATATAGATTGGGGCAACGATAAAACCAAGGGGATACCCAGCGTGGGCAACCTTTCTAGCCCCTTCAAGCCTTTCATCGAAGGAAGAAGTTCCCGGTTCGAAATTCTTGATGACATACCTGGAATTCACACTAAATCTAAAACGTGTTTTTCCATTATGCTTTGCATCCAACAAATGGTCGACATGATGAAATTTTGTAACAAACCGTAATTTTCCCAACTCTGATTGTCCAAAAAACTCTATAGTTTTTTTCAACGAATGAGTTAAATGGTCTATCCCCACAATATCGGATGTACATGCTGCTTCAAATCGAGTAATTTCTGGTTTTCTTTCATCCATATATTTTTGAGCTTGAGCAAAAATATCGTCTAAATTGACGTAGGTCCGGATGTATGGTTTGCTACCGAGTGTGGTCTGTAAGTAACAATAATGACAGTGACCCATGCATCCAGTGGCAAGCGGGATCGCATATTCTGCCGACGGCTTAGATGTATCAAATTTTAACGTTCTCCTAACACCCACTACAAGTGTGGACTTGGCGTTTCGATATTGTTGTAACTCATTATCACCAGGAATACCACGAATCTGATTATGTGAGGTGGTTTCACGAATTTCTAATCCCATTTTGGTGAATTTCTCTTTCAGTTCTCTTCCAATTGGGTACTCTAATGCTTGCGGCTCAATATAGACAAGCTGAGGGATAAATGGCTCCATTTTTTTCCTCTTTTCTTCATTAGTGAGTGCATTTTTCTAGTATGAGCAAAACAGCCGGAAAACAAAAAAAAGAGGAGGGAAAAGTTATTCCCATCCTCTTTTGCATATTAGTTTACAAACCGCATTTTAATTGCGCGCCACAATTCGTACAGGTATTGCAACCGCCCATTTCTTCTATTTGACCTTTACGACAGACAGGACAAGTGTTGCCGACTTCAGATCCGATTGTCATATTTGTTGAGCGAAGTTCACTAATAGTATCCACAAGAACAACGTGTTGTTTTGCTTTTTCTTTGAAAATTGTTTTTGATTCTTCAAAGCTATTTTCTTCGGCTGTTAATGTTAATACTTGGCTGTCACGTGAACCGTCAACATATACGGTACCACCTTTAGCACCGCCTTTGTATAAACGCTCATATAATTTTTCAACTTGTTCTACGCTGTAGCCCTTTGGCGCATTAACTGTTTTACTAATGGAACTGTCAATCCAGCGCTGGATGATACACTGTACGTCAGCATGGGCTTCAGGTGCAAGCTCCATCGCTGCGACAAACCAGTTTGGAAGGCTTTCAGGATCTGCCTCCGGATGTTGATCCAAATATTCTTGAACGATTTCTGCCTTAACTTCAATAAATTTACCGAGTCGACCACTTCGGTAATAAGAAAAGGAAAAATATGGTTCCAATCCTGTGGATACCCCAACCATTGTCCCAGTAGATCCTGTGGGAGCAACAGTCAGTAAGTGTGAATTACGAATACCATATTCTAAGATCGAATTACGAATGTCTTCAGGCATTTTTTTCAGGAAGCCTGTGTGAATGAATGCATCCCGTAGACGATTCGTATCTGCTTGGGAGTTTCCTTGTAAGAATGGGAAGCTACCCTTTTCTTTTGCAAGTTCTACTGATGTCCTATATGCAGTTGTTGCGATTGTTTCAAACACTTTATCGACCAACTTGTTTCCGGCCTCAGAACCGTACTCTGTTTCACAATAGATAAGTAGGTCATGTAAACCCATTACACCAAGTCCAACACGGCGCTCTCCAAGTGCTTGCGTTTTATTTTCGTCAAGGAAGTATGGAGTTGCTTCAATTACGTTATCTTGCATCCTGACTCCAACTTCAACCGTACGGATTAGTTTTTCATAATTAACTGTTTTAGTTTGCTTATCTGCCATTTCAGCTAAATTTACTGCTGCAAGATTACAGACAGAATAAGGTGCGAGTGGTTGCTCCCCACACGGATTCGTTGCTACAACCTTTTGACCGTACGCCTGGGCATTGGTCATTTCGTTAGCGTTGTCGATAAAGAAAATACCTGGTTCTGCTGAATATGTTGAACAAATATTGATTAGATTCCAAAGCTCTTTTGCTCTAATTTTCTTGTAGGTGCGCACTTTGTAGCCGAGTTTTTCCCATTCACGAACGTCGCCAACTTTGTGCCATTCTTCATTGTAAATCTTCATGCCTTCCGAATCATAGCTTTCAACATCTGGGAAGCGAAGCTCGTATTCACCGTCATTTTCTACGGCAGTCATAAATTCTTTAGTTAAGCAAACGGAAATATTTGCTCCTGTTAAGAATTCAGAGTTATGAACACTGTAAGTTCCACCGATGCGAAGCTTTTCTTCAGCGTCAGCGATAATCTGTTGGCTGAATCCACCATAACCAGGAATGCTTTTGTAATTTACAATTCCTTGGTACATCGCGTTTTCTTGCTCAGTTAATGGAGTGAATTTTAATTTATCTTTTGCTAATTTTTTAATCATTTCATCTTTTGTATTTTCAATCAAAAAGCGCAAAATTCTTGGATTTTGCATTTTAGAAATAATAAATTCAATAATGTCAGGATGCCAGTCCGATTGCATAATCATCTGAGCACCACGTCTTGATCCACCTTGTTCAACTAGATGCGTCAACTTAGCAATATCATCTAACCATGAAACTGATCCAGATGATTTTCCATTTACACCTTTTGCCAGTGTGTTTCGTGGACGTAAAGTTGAACCATTTGTTCCAACCCCACCACCACGGCTCATGATTTCCATTACCTGTTTACGGTGTTCAGAAATTCCTTCACGAGAATCCGGTACAAATGGCATAACGTAACAGTTAAAGAACGTAACTTCTGTTTCTGCACCTGCTCCATAAAGAACACGACCAGCCGGAATAAAGTTCAAATTCACAAGCTCTTGATAGAACTTATCAAACCATTCTTTCCGCTTTTCATCTGTCTTTTCAACAGAAGCAAGCCCAGTTGCATTCCGTTTTGCAATCTGCTCATAAAATACCTCGAGCGGCTTCTCAATTACGTCAAGTGGTCGCTTGATCACACCAGTTGCAGCTTCTTCAGGATCATCAAGGACCCCACGGAATTCCTCATCTACCAAAACTTTTGCAGATTTACTTTCCCAATCAATATCAAGAATGAAACCAAGTCCGCGTGCTGGGAATTTTGGGTCTTCTTTAATCGTTAGAACGACGAAATCTCCAGTTGTTAAGGTAATTTTCTCAGTATCTTTAAACGTATACCGATCCAGCATTACCAGCTTTGATACCCCTTTATGCGTAATCTTCATATCGGGAGTAATCGGATGAACCTGTGGAAATAATCGGATATCCTCGTTCAATCTTTCAATGTTCATATTCAATTTTTGGGGTAGCACAACAGACATGATCACATCTCCTTCAAAAAAATTGTCCTACTTTTTCTCTTAATAAGAAAATAATAGAACCATTTGTAAATCTAGTTGTTTGTTAAATCTAAAGTTATCATAATCAAAGGTTTAATTCAACATATAGTATTGTGAATATT of the Bacillus sp. 1NLA3E genome contains:
- a CDS encoding c-type cytochrome — translated: MKKLLIGIYILVTIGIIVVVSNSGLLTKKDHKAIDAGERIYNQQCFACHGENGKGEGAKEGTAINNQHFLSVFSDKDLFNQVKYGREGTVMPAYGANLSEEDLKHLVAYIRNWQTKSVDQDVPKNISGNPENGQKLYKLYCANCHGFEGVGKKKMGTVLASPQYLRYTSDKQIWASTAYGREDTRMGPSLKGLEGVRQFSESQINDIVTYIRTFQNK
- a CDS encoding PCYCGC motif-containing (lipo)protein; amino-acid sequence: MKRLTALLLTGIIALSILSGCSSNKEKLSLDSKDKALPDYVLNTSDKIKETYIMAATYPQVLASVPCYCGCGATDGHKSNLDCFVDKFGDDQNVEEWDSMGVSUDLCIDIAREAVEMDQAGKDLKYINHYIVDKYKDLGEPTPTPEPK
- the efp gene encoding elongation factor P encodes the protein MVSVNDFRTGLTIEVDGSIWRVIDFQHVKPGKGAAFVRSKLRNIRTGAIQEKTFRAGEKVAKAQIDNRRMQYLYASGDQHVFMDNESYEQIELPATAIEYELKFLKENMEVSIMTFHSETLGVELPNTVVLEVTETEPGIKGDTASGGTKPAILETGLSVQVPFFINEGDRLIINTTDSSYVSRA
- a CDS encoding M24 family metallopeptidase gives rise to the protein MEKLEKLRSNFDNLGIDALLITSPYNRRYMTNFTGTAGVVLISKENALFITDFRYIEQASKQCEGYTIVKHGSSLREEIANQTEKLGIKNLGFEQDYVSFSDYSSYNDAIKAELVPISGIIEKLRLIKTDSEIKILKEAADIADAAFKHILDFILPGLTELEVSNELEFFMRKAGATSSSFDTIVASGLRSALPHGVATDKVIEKGDFVTLDYGAYHKGFVSDITRTISVGDPDPKLKEIYQIVLDAQERGVEGIKPGMSGKEADALTRDYITEKGFGEYFGHSTGHGIGLEVHEGPALSFKSDIILEPGMVVTVEPGIYIPGLGGVRIEDDTLITKDGNELLTHSTKELIIL
- a CDS encoding YqhR family membrane protein codes for the protein MAEEQAKLEQAEQEKPLSFMAMVVTIGFVGGVFWSALAYLAYVLNFTEIRPSVIIEPWTIGAWKEEWLGTVISIILLGVVSIGVAILYYVTLRKFGSMWVGIGYGVALFLLVFFVLNPIFPGIQPFNDLKKMTVITSICFYILYGVFIGYSISYEESEIRNSEKKENEVPS
- a CDS encoding DUF1385 domain-containing protein codes for the protein MAKEQKPIYGGQAVVEGVMFGGKHHYVTAVRRKDSSIDYYHLPRKTNPTAAYLKRIPFIRGIVAIVEASANGSKHLNFSTERYDVDPNEDHLLKEQETSKLAMYLGVATIGVISFLFGKFIFTLIPVFLAAMTKPVFPGHFAQVLVEGFFKLLLLLSYIYFVSFTPIIKRVFQYHGAEHKVINTFENGLELTVTNVQSQPRLHYRCGSSFILFTVIIGVFIYMFVPTDPLWYRLVNRVALIPVVLGISFEVLQLTNKVRSLPVLKWLGLPGLWLQMLTTKEPNDEQVEVAILSFQELLKREKETEENGVSEEIV
- a CDS encoding SA1362 family protein, whose protein sequence is MAFLKNRTSLLIVMGLIILAAIGVAGNYIANPTGFLKSIAVVLIVGTAVYFIVTRFYNSNPEKREQRAFVKAAKRSKKRLHQKESGQGTRRSVSPITTMKKNMKSKKKPTAHLTVIEGKKGKKKNRASF
- a CDS encoding patatin-like phospholipase family protein — encoded protein: MLIDGVFSGGGIKGFALIGAYEEVEKKGFQFARLAGTSAGSIIAALVTAGYTSKEIYNHLDGLNLKMFMDVGRSLIPFPLAKWLLVYWRMGLYKGNHLENWLTEKLAAKGLRTFSDLPPHTLRIIASDLTSGQMLVLPDDLTKYGISQGSFPIAKAIRMSCSLPYFFEPVKLKTPTGTNVVVDGGVLSNFPMWLFDQDHIKKIRPVLGIKLSNRSQDLPKKNINNAVKLFEALFETMKNAHDARYISRKHEKNIIFIPTKGVISFDLQLTEEEKQALMVLGRNSATTFFKTWSY
- the splB gene encoding spore photoproduct lyase; the protein is MEPFIPQLVYIEPQALEYPIGRELKEKFTKMGLEIRETTSHNQIRGIPGDNELQQYRNAKSTLVVGVRRTLKFDTSKPSAEYAIPLATGCMGHCHYCYLQTTLGSKPYIRTYVNLDDIFAQAQKYMDERKPEITRFEAACTSDIVGIDHLTHSLKKTIEFFGQSELGKLRFVTKFHHVDHLLDAKHNGKTRFRFSVNSRYVIKNFEPGTSSFDERLEGARKVAHAGYPLGFIVAPIYMHEGWQEGYYELFDRLSHALQGVDLKGLTFELIQHRFTKPAKRVIEKRYPKTKLEMDEEKRKYKWGRYGIGKYVYPTAEAQDLDQTLRQYIGSFFPEAEIEYFT
- a CDS encoding vitamin B12-dependent ribonucleotide reductase, which encodes MSVVLPQKLNMNIERLNEDIRLFPQVHPITPDMKITHKGVSKLVMLDRYTFKDTEKITLTTGDFVVLTIKEDPKFPARGLGFILDIDWESKSAKVLVDEEFRGVLDDPEEAATGVIKRPLDVIEKPLEVFYEQIAKRNATGLASVEKTDEKRKEWFDKFYQELVNLNFIPAGRVLYGAGAETEVTFFNCYVMPFVPDSREGISEHRKQVMEIMSRGGGVGTNGSTLRPRNTLAKGVNGKSSGSVSWLDDIAKLTHLVEQGGSRRGAQMIMQSDWHPDIIEFIISKMQNPRILRFLIENTKDEMIKKLAKDKLKFTPLTEQENAMYQGIVNYKSIPGYGGFSQQIIADAEEKLRIGGTYSVHNSEFLTGANISVCLTKEFMTAVENDGEYELRFPDVESYDSEGMKIYNEEWHKVGDVREWEKLGYKVRTYKKIRAKELWNLINICSTYSAEPGIFFIDNANEMTNAQAYGQKVVATNPCGEQPLAPYSVCNLAAVNLAEMADKQTKTVNYEKLIRTVEVGVRMQDNVIEATPYFLDENKTQALGERRVGLGVMGLHDLLIYCETEYGSEAGNKLVDKVFETIATTAYRTSVELAKEKGSFPFLQGNSQADTNRLRDAFIHTGFLKKMPEDIRNSILEYGIRNSHLLTVAPTGSTGTMVGVSTGLEPYFSFSYYRSGRLGKFIEVKAEIVQEYLDQHPEADPESLPNWFVAAMELAPEAHADVQCIIQRWIDSSISKTVNAPKGYSVEQVEKLYERLYKGGAKGGTVYVDGSRDSQVLTLTAEENSFEESKTIFKEKAKQHVVLVDTISELRSTNMTIGSEVGNTCPVCRKGQIEEMGGCNTCTNCGAQLKCGL